The genomic interval CAGGCCACGGCTGCGTGCGACCTTCCACCCAGGCCAAGGTGATTACCTCGGTGTTGGCATTGCACTGGATGTTTTGCAGCAGGATGTCAACACAGTGGCCCAAGTGTGTCCACCGGCTCGCGTGGGTGTTGTTAGCATCGGTATGAGCACCAGTCGGCACATATCCGGGATAATCGTGGAAAGCAGCTTTGCGCAGCATGTTCAGGCAGTGGATTTGCTGAAAATCCGACATTGGTTGTTAGCAGAACAATAACACTTTGATCTCGGCTGATATCTATTCAGAGCACTCACATGCATCACGTCCAGCTGAACCATATAAGCATCGTCTCCAAACCCCCAATAGTCATTGTCAAAGCGCATCACAGTATCTGGGTCCTTTCCCAACCTCAAGATGTCCTCGCGAGAGACAATGTGCGTGCGGATGGTCTCATATTGTTCCCAATCAGCGTCGTTCTCCGGGCCGGGCTCTTCGCGTGCAATCGACACCTCTGGTTTAGCAAAAAACGTTCCGTTGAGTGTAGTCTCGTAGGTGGGGATTTCAATAGCGTCGAGAATTGGTGCTATGAACCTTTATGTTAGCCATTCATAGGAGTATCCGCCAATCGAGAATAACGGCACAAGAAACTCACACCACCATGAGATTGGTCGTAAGTCCGCATTCTTGCCCGCGTAAAGCTGACAGTGAGAGGTAACAATCATAGACACAGTGATTCCAAGAATAATGAGATTCGTTATAGTCAACAGGATCCAAATACGAGACTTAAATATTACTGTCTCTCTCTTGAGCCGTTCATCCATCAGCAAGTGTTCTTCGTATTTGCCTGCGAGCTCATCATCACTGGCTGATGAAGAATCAAGTGGATGAAATCGGTGATATCTGCGAAACGACTTGAAAAATTTAGAGAAGGGCTCCATATTGCAAAGTTGTCTAAAGGGCTTCCGTACTTGGTATGGtggaaagacagaaagaacgaaataaaaagaatctTTTGGTGAGCAGGGTAGGTCTCCTCGTAGTCTAAAGCTTTAAAAGACTCGCACGCAGCCAATCGAAGAAGAACAGTCAATGAAACAGAAAGCGAGATGCGAACTGGAGTGCTTCTAAGGGCCCGGAGAAGGGTTTCTGGGTCTCATGACTTGTAAGAAGTCCCTTGCAGCCGCGATCTCATCGGATTCCTTTGCACTTGCATCCCATTGTCCAACTTTCAGGGCTTTAGCGCAACAGCTGCTCATCTCTGACGTATGGCTCGATTGAGTCAGATCATGCAGCATATCCGGAGTGAATTGGCTGACTGGTAGTTACACTTTGGTAGGTTTTGTAAGACACGCCTCAACGCACTAGGCAACTTAATCGCATAAAGCTGCATGTCTCACACCGTAATATAGCGCCATACGTTCACAGAGATGTGATAGACTTTTATTTCCAAATTCATGCGCTGTGCTGGTTACACGATTcggttttcattttcattctttccatcagTGTTCAGTCACTGCAGTCATTAGTATTCACACTTGTAGTGGCACGTTTGTGGTAGACGCCTTCAGTAACGCCGACAAGAACAAATAATGTTGCCCATTACACTTGCTCTCAGCGTAAAAGCAGGAGCGCTCGGGTCACATTTGTACCGTAATTGTCTCAAACGGCAGATACCGTAAAACCGGTCAGCAAGTGAATATTGTCGGTCAAGAAAGCGTCAtttgtggctggctgaatgCACTGGTATGTATAGTTTACATAGTCCAGACGCATGTCCTTATCCAAGCCTATATTGACGCTATAGCTGCATATACGTGTTACATGTGAATCTTTCTCTGTAAATTACTTTCTCACATGACCCTAACCCTTGCCGCTGAGCGTGTATAGGTGATGAACTTGCCTATCCTTATGGCGGCCTCAATATATAAAGAGGCCTGTTATACCTACATCCATCTCTAGGGCCATCGATCAGAAAGGAAACCCTTTCTTAGTGTTCTTCCTTGAATCCGAATCCTCCTTTGTCTATTGCTCTAGAAACCTATAACCACTCGCTATTAGCGAAGTCTTATCATTTTCATCAATCTTCGGTTAAGATGCATCTCTCGCGCTACATCGCTGTACTGTTGTCGGCATCGAGCTTTGTCTCTGCTCTTCCACTTCAAAATGATGTGATCTCCGACGACGGATCTAAGCCCATAGATGCGATAATGGCCACCGCAATGGAGCACAAGGTAGTTAACCCGGAGAACCTTGATGCGACCCCTGCAACCCCTGAGAACCCCGAGGATCTTGACAAACGATTCTACTATACCGGCTATAAACGTAACGCTGAGACCCCTGAGGATCTTGACAAACGATTCTACTATACCGGCTATAAACGCAACGCTGAGACCCCCGAGGATCTTGATAAACGATTCTACTATACCGGCTATAAACGTAACGCTGAGACCCCCGAGGATCTTGATAAACGATTCTACTATACCGGCTATAAACGTAACGCTGAGACCCCCGAGGATCTTGACAAACGATTCTACTATACCGGCTATAAACGCAACGCTGAGACCCCTGAGGATCTTGACAAACGATTCTACTATACCGGCTATAAACGCAATGCTGAGACCCCTGATGATCTTGACAAACGATTTTACTATACCGGCTATAAACGCAATGCTGAGACCCCTGATGATCTTGACAAACGATTTTACTATACCGGCTATAAACGTAACGCTGAGACCCCTGAGGATCTTGACAAACGATTCTACTATACCGGCTATAAACGCAACGCTGAGACCCCCGAGGATCTTGATAAACGATTCTACTATACCGGCTATAAACGTAACGCTGAGACCCCCGAGGATCTTGATAAACGATTCTACTATACCGGCTATAAACGTAACGCTGAGACCCCCGAGGATCTTGACAAGTAATCTACTCATGGTGGCTACTACAACCATGATGTTTCCTAAGGTTCCAGGAACAGCTCGACCAGACAGATGCTGTGCTTTCTGGTGTTGTTACATTCCTCCTCAggccttcctttctctctgttCTATCTCACCCCCCCCCAATCAAGATATACGGGTGGTCACCCCGGGATCAGGTTGATTCTGAGATATTCCCTCTCTCGTATGATTTGCTTTTAATTCGCAGACTACTGGCTGTCCTGTCTCTCATTTCTACCCCTTCACTTGTTTTGTCTTTGGTCTCCAACCCACAGTCTTTTCCTGTATCCCGAATCTATTTCCTCCCTTATGCAAACCAAAGAAGCGCAATACCAGAGCAAGGGTTGCTAGCACGAATCCAAACTCACCACCACAAGTCGTTCTCACGGAAATGATATTCGTGGCTCTAAAGCTTTCAGCCCTATTAGTATGGTGCAGCGAGATGCCTCCTTTACTCCTTATTCCGCTCACAAATTCACCCAGAGCTATTCAATAAACTTTCGGTTGTTTTCTCTGAATGCAGTTCTGTAGGCCAATGATGCAAATGCCAATGTTTATGACACCTACTTAAGCAGCTTCTCTTCACCGCTACCTTTAGGGATACATACATTATGCAGTCATTAAGCGAACCGTGTAGCAGTGAGAGAGAGATCTTCAAATTGCCGTAGGTCAAATTCTGTCTACTCGTTAGTGTCTGCTAAATCTGATCTATTTGACGCACGAGCGGTTCTTGTTAGCGAAATTCGGTTGCGCGCTGGGTCCTAATGATGCACATATATCCCTATACACTCGCAGGTCTGATTTGGTAGGGATGAAAACCTAAACCTGCCAATTAGGAACGCGTAGGGACCACGAGTACCAAACTGTAGGAGTGATACGAAACTATAGGTGTACACAGGGAACTCATTGCTTCATCACTAGGACAAGGAGATACTGTATTCCATAGAGCAAGCATTATTCAAGGGGTTGCTTGTGAGTTTGGAGCTCTCTTGACTGTGTGTTAGGGCTCGAGTGTTGTGGAGAATGGCCCGTATCGGTCCCTAAACACGCATATTAATACCTTAATGAAAGGATGGACTGAATCGAATTGGTGCCCCTTGATTGATTCTAGTGAGATGAAGAGAACTACTATTAAGATAACAAAATTCTGCTGCACTGCTCCATCCTGTTCCATTCGTTTTCGTTTCGCTCCTGACAGTGTGTACCAGAAGGTCTAGGGTTAATGGGAGCTTTAGTATTCGATTTACTCGTATTTTACCAAAGTACTGTACTAGTAGTGCTGGCTCCGTTCGGCGGCCCCAGAATAAGCCCATGGAGTATAGTCTCAAGGACGAAGTCTAGCCacttttcttctgctgaCGCTTCTTAGTTCTCTTTATGTCAGATCGCATACTAGCACTACTTTGAAATCTTTACATGACGTCAGCTAGAAGCTAGGCAGCTGCTATGAGGACAGAGTGGTCATTTGGATCACAAACCCTCAGGTTACCTACCCTATATAAACTACCGAAACTCCTCCACATCTAAATATCAATCATCACAACCTCATATCTTTACGAGAACAAAATCCCACCATGACCGACACACTCCTCTCCATCCTAACAGATGAAACCTGGTCCTGGGACCCATACGAAAACCAAATCAAATTCAACACAGACGGCACAGGCACAGTACTACCTCACTTTACACCCCCCCCCAACCCCCCCAGCCCAAACCAATATCAACACTAACAAACCCACAGCTAATCTGCCACCTCTAACTCGTCGTCTGGATTGCTGCAGAATTCAACTGGAAGCCCAAAAACCCAGAATGTCTCTCCCAACCCATCGACTTACCCACCAATGCCCCAATACGCCCCTCTCAACTCACCCAATTCAACATTGAGATAACGCTTACCAAACGCCGCATTACCGCGCTGGGGGATGCGGTGAACCGTCTCGTCATTAATGAGCAACTCCTGACGGATGCGGCATTCCTGCCGAAGGAGTATACGGTTAAACTCGAGAATGGGCAGTTCCTTTGCGCGTCTGATGTTGGGGGGAGGTATAGTGATTCGCCGAGGTTTAGGACTCGTTTGGTCTTTGACAAGTCGCCTTATCCGCCGAGGGAGGAGTGGAAGGAGACAGATGGGGGTGTGGATGCAAATCGATTTTGGGAGTGGAGGGAGTTTTGCTCGAGAAGGTTGCCTGAACGGACGGGGTTTATTTCGAGGATTTTGAGGAGTTTGGGGGGTTGATATCAGTGTATGTGAGGTTGGATATGTGACTTTGGTTTAGTTGGTGGGCTTTGTATGATTGGCCCTTGTATTGATATGGACTTTTTGACTGCCTAATGGTGTTTTCTTGTGATTGGTGGGAAGACTATTGATTATAATCCTcagaataaattatttgaTACATTTTATTATTCCGGAGTATCTAGCACTAAGtctgctcctccttgatATGGAAGCTCTTCAACTTATAGAACCCGTCAAACGCGTGCGGTCCCAACGTACATCCAAGACCCGAGTTCTTCCATCCAATCCAAGCCAGGTCCTATATCAATTCGATCAGTATGAAAGCTCCCACGAACAACCACGGACAAATAAAGGAACCATACCGGACTCGGGTAATCGCACCGATTGATGTACACAGTACCCGCATCAATTTTCTCAATCAAAGCCTCTCCAGCCTTGATATCCTTCGTCCAGACACTAGCCGTAAGACCGTAGTCGCTATCATTCATGAGTGCCACGGCCTCCTCATCAGAAGAAACTTTCATAACAGGGATAACAGGACCGAAGGTCTCTTCACGCATGGTGACCATGTCATGCGTGACATTAGTAAGAAGCTTCGGAGCGATATAGTTGCCTTCAGCCGGAAGGGAGGTAAATGTGGTGTTTTCAGGTGTGGCGTCAATAGCACCTTTAGATAGTGCATCATCGATGTGGGACTGGATGTTCTTCAAAGCCTGCTTGGAGATAACCGGACCAGTTGTAGTGGCCTTGTCGGTTGGGTCGCCGAGTTTGTAACTACTTTTATTAGTTCTTCTTGATGTAATTTTAGATAAACTAGAAGCAGTTCTACTAACGTGCTCAATTCCTTCTGTACTTCGGTAATGAAGTTGTCGTAGATATCAGCGTGAACGTAAACACGTTCAATTGAGCAACAGCTCTGTCCCGAGTTAAAGACAGCCCCGTCGACAATCTGTGCGGCGACGTAGGCTATATCTGCATCTGGTCTGACGTAGGCTGGGTCATTGCCTCCTAGTTCGAGATTCACAGGAACGACACGGCGGGCGGTTGCTTCGCGCAGACGGAGTCCACCGGCCGTGGAACCAGTAAAAGAAACAAGCTTGATCTGAGGAAGCTTGACGATTTCGTCAAGAACATCGAGCGAGCCGACGtggaggagttggaggacGTTGGTGGGTAGCCCAGCTTCATGGAAATACGATACGAGCCGTTCGCCGAGGAGGGGAGTCTGGGGAGATGGACGGAGAAGAACAGTGTTTCCGGCGAGAAGggcaggaagaagagtgtTCACTGTGATCAAGTACGGATACTATGGACTATTAGCTCGTGGCTAAATACTGAATGCAATTCAGAACATGTCGCCTTACATTCCACGCAGTCGAAATCAAAGTGACACCAAGTGGTTCCTTCTTGAGGAACCGTCTGAAGCCACTCTCTGCCTGTCCGGGGAGATTCTTCAGGCTGTCATCTGCAATACTGAGGAGGTAGTCTGCCCGTTTGCGCATGGTGTCAATCTCCTTTGTGCAATAGGCGATTGGGCGGCCCATTTGAGCCGTGAGCTCATTAGCAAGAGTCTCTTTGTTTGCATCGACTATGTTCAATGCCTTGACCATGATGGCCTTCCGATCAGCCAGGGAGAGCTGTTTGTAGGACTGGAAGGCATTCTCCGAGGCTTGTGCAATAGCTCGAGCTTCGTCGAGGGAAGTCCCCGGGTGCTCGAAAATGACTTTGTTTGTGGAAGGGGAGAGTGTGCGA from Aspergillus flavus chromosome 7, complete sequence carries:
- a CDS encoding uncharacterized protein (domain of unknown function-domain containing protein) encodes the protein MEPFSKFFKSFRRYHRFHPLDSSSASDDELAGKYEEHLLMDERLKRETVIFKSRIWILLTITNLIILGITVSMIVTSHCQLYAGKNADLRPISWWSPILDAIEIPTYETTLNGTFFAKPEVSIAREEPGPENDADWEQYETIRTHIVSREDILRLGKDPDTVMRFDNDYWGFGDDAYMVQLDVMHQIHCLNMLRKAAFHDYPGYVPTGAHTDANNTHASRWTHLGHCVDILLQNIQCNANTEVITLAWVEGRTQPWPDFSVNRKCRDFEAIYKWQLENSVDAGKFDRMPIPHDAYVWPAPWENRESELGEKLGKHQKQEGVLGQAGHQHTKRHE
- a CDS encoding putative aldehyde dehydrogenase family protein — protein: MVNQIRTLSPSTNKVIFEHPGTSLDEARAIAQASENAFQSYKQLSLADRKAIMVKALNIVDANKETLANELTAQMGRPIAYCTKEIDTMRKRADYLLSIADDSLKNLPGQAESGFRRFLKKEPLGVTLISTAWNYPYLITVNTLLPALLAGNTVLLRPSPQTPLLGERLVSYFHEAGLPTNVLQLLHVGSLDVLDEIVKLPQIKLVSFTGSTAGGLRLREATARRVVPVNLELGGNDPAYVRPDADIAYVAAQIVDGAVFNSGQSCCSIERVYVHADIYDNFITEVQKELSTYKLGDPTDKATTTGPVISKQALKNIQSHIDDALSKGAIDATPENTTFTSLPAEGNYIAPKLLTNVTHDMVTMREETFGPVIPVMKVSSDEEAVALMNDSDYGLTASVWTKDIKAGEALIEKIDAGTVYINRCDYPSPDLAWIGWKNSGLGCTLGPHAFDGFYKLKSFHIKEEQT